GAACAATGTCGTCGCGCAGTCGGCCGTGCAGCCGGCTGCTGCCGCGATCGTCGCCGTGGGTGAGCTGCGCGACGACGTCCGCGCCCTCTCTGCTCCCGACGACATGTCCGGGCAGCGCCTCATCGAGTTGACCGAAGAGGTCACCGAGGGAACCGCGGCACTGCGTGGCGAGACAACGGCGCTCCGTGATGCGCTCGGCGCGGCACGGGTGGCTCAGGCTGCCGAGGACGCGCGTGTGCAGGCGGAAGCTGCGCGTATTGCAGCGGAAGAAGCCGAGGCTGCGGCCCAGGCTCTCGCTGCGGCGAACACCCCCGAAGGCGCGAAGGCGACCGCGGAGGCGATGGCGTCCGAGGTCTACGGCTGGGGGGCCGGTGAGTTCTCATGCCTGGAGTCGTTGTGGACGAAGGAATCCGGCTGGAACTATGAGGCCTACAATAACGACGGCGGAGCCACCGGCATCCCACAGGCGCTCCCCGGAGACAAGATGGCCGCCGCGGGTGCGGACTGGCAGACCAATGCGACGACGCAGATCGCGTGGGGTCTCGACTACATCCAGCGCGCGTACGGCTCCCCGTGTAGCGCGTGGGGTCACTCGCAGGCGGTGAACTGGTACTGAGCCAGAGTCAGCGCAGTTCGCTGATCAGGACGGCACTTGTGCCGACCGCGTGTGACTCGAAGAGGTGCGGCGCGTCGCCGGGGTACGACAGGTAGTCGCCGGGGTGCAGGAGCACGGGAGCATCGGCGGGGCCGATGAGCGCCTCCCCGCTCAAGAGCACCACGTGCTCGGTCGTGCCGGCATGGTGGGGGAGCGAGCGTCGCGGTTCTCCGGGCTCTGCCTGGATCAGGTAGATGTCTCTGCGTGTTCCCGGTGCGGCGGCGGAGAGAAGCGTCGCGAGGTACGGGGACGCCGTGGACGCGACGCCGGCGTGGTCTCCGAGGCGGATGAGCCGCGGTGCCGTCGTTCGTTCTTCGACCAGCGTCGCGAAGGGAACGCCCAGTGCATCGCCGATCGCCCACAGCGTCTCGACGCTGGGATTTCCTGAGCCGTTCTCGAGCTGCGAGATCGTCGCCTTGGAGACGTTCGCGCGACGGGCCAGCTCCGAGACGGAGAGGCCGAGCGTCTCGCGCTCGCGACGGAGCGAGCGTGCGATCCGGGCTTGAAGATCATCCATTCGTTCAGTATTCCAAACGAACGTTCACTTTGACAGCCGACTCGCAACCGTTCAGAATGGTGGACGCACGTTCAGTCGAGTGAACGGCCGCGAGGGAGCGAGGCAAGTGGATGGATGACGCGGATCCGGCGACCCAGGTGCGCAACGCACGTCGCGAAGCCCTCGGCGTCTCTCTCGCGACCAGTGCCTACGGCATCTCCTATGGCGCACTCGCCGTCGCTGCCGGACTCGATGTCTGGCAGACCTGTGTTCTCAGCCTCGTCATGTTCACGGGGGGATCGCAGTTTGCGTTCGTGGGGGTCTTCGCCGCGGGTGGTCTGGCGGCGCTGCCGTCGGCCGTGGCCTCCGCTGTCCTCCTCGGCGCGCGCAACATCGCCTATGGCATCCGGATGTCTCCGGTCATCGGATCAGGCTTCTGGCGGCGCCTGGGCGCCGCGCACTTCACGATCGACGAGAGCACCGCGGTCTCGCTGGCGCAGACCGATCGCAGAGCGCGACTGGTCGGGTTCTGGGTGACCGGGATCGGCATCTACATCGGGTGGAATCTCGCATCGCTGCTCGGTGGTCTGCTCGGCGACGTGCTGGGTGACCCCAAGACGTGGGGGCTGGATGCCGCCGCTGCCGCCGCGTTCCTTGCCCTCCTCTGGCCGCGCCTGCGCCAACGTCAGGCCATCGCGGTCGGGGTGGCGGCCGCATTCGTTGCCGCCGTGCTCACGCCGTTCGTGATGCCCGGCCTTCCCGTGCTCATCGCCGCCGTCGTCGCCCTCCTCGTCGGGTGGTTCAACTGGTTCGACGGTTCGCGGGCAGAGCCCGCGCGGGAGGTGCGCGCATGACCCTGTGGAATGCGATCCTGCTGGCGGCGATCGCCTGCCTCGCGCTCAAGGCCGTCGGCTATCTCGTGCCGCCGTCGGTGCTCGAAGCGCCGCGACCGGCGCGCATCGCCGATCTGCTCACCGTCGCCCTGCTCGCGGCGCTGGTCGCGGTGCAGAGTCTGGCGAGCGGCCAGGAGGTCGTCGTCGACGCGCGCGTGCCTGCTGTGCTCGTCGCGGCGGGACTGCTCTGGATGCGCCAGTCGTTCCTCGTGGTCGTGTTCGCCGCGGCGCTGGTGGCGGCGCTCCTGAGGCTGTTCGGTCTCGCCGCATAGCGTCGACGCAGGGGCGGTCGAAGCTACACTGGCAGGATGCCGACCTGGATCATCCGCACTCTCTCCTGGCTGGCCGCAGGCCTGGTCGGCGCCGTCTTCGGGGTTGCGGCGACCATCGCGCACAGTGCGACCTGGGGGCCGATCCCGGTCGGGATGATCCTCGGAACGATCGCCTGCGCCGGCATCCTGATCGCGATCCGTGCGCTCACCGGCGACCGCTGGTCGGCGTTGGCTGCGGGAATCGGCATGCTGCTGCTTCTCATGGTCATCTCGGGGCGGGGCCCGGGGGGATCCGTCGTCGTCCCGGACACCCTCTACGGGCGCATCTGGGGATACATCGTCGCGGGCGTCGTCATGCTGGTCGTGGCCTGGCCAGACCTTTCGCGGCTCCGTGCCCGTGACGAGAAGTAGACTGAACCTGTGACGTATGTGATTGCTCTTCCGTGCGTCGATGTGAAGGATCGCGCCTGCATCGACGAGTGCCCCGTGGACTGCATCTATGAGGGTGACCGGATGCTCTACATCCACCCCGACGAGTGCGTCGACTGCGGTGCCTGCGAACCGGTGTGCCCGGTCGAGGCCATCTACTACGAGGATGATCTTCCCGAGGAGTGGGCCGACTACTACAAGGCCAACGTCGAGTTCTTCGACGAGGTCGGCTCGCCCGGCGGTGCCGCCAAGGTCGGTGTGATCCACTCGGACCACCCCGTCGTGAGCGCGCTTCCTCCGCAGGCCGAGTAGTGTCCGTCGGAAACCTGCCGGATTTCCCCTGGGACTCCGTCGCACCGTACGCCGCCACCGCGCGCGCCCATGCCGACGGAATCGTCGATCTCTCGATCGGCTCGCCCGTCGACGAGACGCCCCCGTTGGTGCGTGCCGCTCTGGCCGCAGCGACCGACGCGCACGCCTACCCGCAGACGGTCGGCACGCCGGCACTGCGCACCGCGATCGTGGACTGGTTCGCCCGTCGCCGCGGAGTGACGCATCTCACCACTGATCAGGTCGTTCCCACCGTCGGCTCGAAAGAGCTCGTCGCCCTGCTGCCCATGCTGCTGGGTGTCGGCGCGGGCGACACCGTCGTCTATCCGCGCGTCGCGTACCCGACGTACGAGGTCGGCGCCCGACTCGTGAACGCCACACCGCTGGCCTCCGATGATCCGGCCGAGTGGCCCGCGGGAACGCGCCTGATCTGGGTGAACTCGCCGGGCAACCCGGACGGGCGGGTATGGACGGCGGAAGAGCTGGCTGCTGCCGTCGCGCGCGCCCGCGAACTGGGTGCGGTCATCGTGGGTGACGAATGCTACGCAGAGCTCGGCTGGGATGCTCCGTGGAACACCACGCCGATCCCGTCTTTGCTCGACGCGCGCGTGACCGGCGGCGACGACACGGGAGTGCTCGTCACCTACTCGCTCAGCAAGCAGTCGAACCTGGCCGGCTACCGGGCGGCGTTTCTCGCCGGGGACGAGGCGCTCATCGCCTCCGTCACCACAGTGCGCAAGCATCTCGGTCTCATGGTGCCGTGGCCGGTGCAGCACGCGATGGTCGCCGCGCTCAGCGACGATGCGCACGTGCAGGTTCAGAAGGAGCGCTACCGCGAGCGGCGCGACATCCTGCTGCCGGCCCTGCGTGAAGCCGGTTTCCGCGTCGATCAGTCGGAGGCGGGGCTCTACCTCTGGGTGACCGAGGGGCGTGACGCCTGGGAGACGATGCAGCGCCTCGCCGAGATCGGGATCCTGGCAGGACCGGGGCCCTTCTACGGTGCTGACGCGGTGCAGTATGTGCGACTGTCGCTCACTGCGACGACCCCCAGGGTGCATGCCGCCGCCGAGCGGTTGCGCGACAGCATCCGGAATCTGTAGAAGACCACAGTCGAACGTCGGTACCTCTTGGCGATTGTCACAGTAGGTGTCCGGGCGCACTAGGCTGTAAAGGCGATTTGGCTTCCAGAGCCGTGGCATTCGCGTGCCATTACGAATAATCGCCCTCGACGAACAACCTGCAAGGAGGTCCGCGTGAGTGCAGCGGGAGATCGGCCCACCACGGCGAAACTGACCATCGGTGAGACGACTGCTGAGTTCCCTGTTCTGCACGGGACCGCAGGCCACGACAGCATCGACTTCTCGACGCTGACCCGACAGACGGGCCACACGGCCCTCGACTACGGGTTCGTGAACACGGCGTCGACGAAGTCGGCGATCACCTTCATCGACGGCGATCAGGGCATCCTGCGCTATCGCGGCTATCCGATCGATCAGATCGCCAAGAACTGCACCTACCTCGAGGTCGCCTGGCTGCTCATCTACGGTGAGCTGCCCTCGGCGAGCGAGCTCGCCGACTTCGATGAGCGCATCCGTCGACACACGCTTCTGCACGAAGACCTCAAGCACTTCTTCTCGGCGCTGCCGCACACCGCGCACCCCATGTCGGTGCTCTCCTCGGCCGTCGCGGCGCTCTCGACCTACTACGAGGGCCAAACCGACCCGAACAACCCCGAGCACATCGAAATCAACATGATCCGCATGCTCGCGAAGCTGCCGGTCATCGCCGCCTACGCGCACAAGAAGAGCGTCGGTCAGGCCTTCCTGTACCCGGACAACTCGCTGAGCTTCGTCGACAACTTCCTGAAGCTCAACTTCGGCGTCCACAGCGAGGCCTACGAGGTCAACCCGGTCATGTCCAAGGCGCTGGAGCTTCTGCTCATCCTGCACGAAGACCACGAGCAGAACGCCTCGACCTCGACCGTGCGCCTCGTCGGCTCGACCGGCGCGAACCAGTTCGCATCGATCTCTGCCGGCATCCAGGCGCTGTCGGGCCCGCTGCACGGTGGTGCCAACGAAGCCGTCCTCACGATGCTCGCGCAGATCCGCGACTCGGGCGAGAGCATGCAGCGCTTCGTCGAGCGCGTGAAGAACAAGGAAGACGGCGTCAAGCTCATGGGCTTCGGGCACCGCGTCTACAAGAACTACGACCCGCGGGCGAAGCTCGTCAAGGAGGCCGCCGACGAGGTGCTCGCCTCTCTCGGTGTCACCGACCCGCTGCTCGACCTCGCGAAGGAACTCGAAGAGATCGCCCTCGCGGACGACTACTTCCGTGAGCGTCGCCTGTACCCGAACGTCGATTTCTACACCGGTGTCATCTACAAGGCGATGGGCTTCCCGACGCGCATGTTCACGGTGCTCTTCGCGATCGGTCGTCTGCCCGGCTGGCTGGCGCAGTGGCGCGAACTGCAGCTGGACCCGCAGACCAAGATCGGCCGCCCGCAGCAGCTGTACACAGGCGCCGCAGAGCGCACCTTCCTCCGCCCCTGAGCGGAGAGAAAAGGCTGGCTGCCCCGTTGCGACGGGGCAGCCAGCCTTTTCTTATGCCGTGCTGTGCCGACTACGGGCGCTGGGCGCGGCGCGGCTGGCGCGCGGGACGCGCGGTCGCATCCGAGGCGCGTCGATTGTCACGCGGCTCGTGGCGGGATGCGGGGGCCTGACCGGTGTGCGCCTGCGCGGCACGCGTCTGCGTCCCCTGCGTCGCGGCAGGACGGCCCTGCGGGGAGTGACGCGGTGCGGACGAGCGCTGACCGGCCTGGGCCTGGCCGCCCTGGCCGGAGCCGCCGCGGCGACGGCGTCCCTGACCCGCGCCCTGTCCCTGAGGTGCCCCGGCCGGCTTCTTCTTGGCGGCGGGTCGCGCCTGCTGCTGCACCGGAACCGGCTTGACGTAAGGCGCGTGCTCACCGACGAGCTCGACGACGGCGGCGCTGTCGGCCGTGACCTGCTCGATGCCGACCGCGATCTGCGCCTTGCGCAGGAGGTCCTTCACATCGCGACGCTGCTCGGGCATGAGGATCGTGACGACCGTGCCGGAAGCGCCGGCGCGTGCCGTGCGCCCCGAGCGGTGCAGGTACGCCTTGTGCTCCGCCGGCGGGTCGACGTGGACGACGAGTTCGACGTTGTCGACGTGCACGCCGCGGGCGGCGACATCGGTCGCGACGAGCACACGCACGCCGCCGTCAGCCGGGTCGCCGGAGAAGGCCGCGAGGTTGCGCTCACGTGCGTTCTGCGACAGGTTTCCGTGCAGATCCACGGCGGGGATGCCCGACGACGTCAGCTGCTTCGCGAGCTTCTTCGCCTGGTGCTTGGTGCGGGTGAAGAGGATGCGGCGCCCGAGGCCCGACGCGAGCGTCTGCACGAGCTCCTTCTTGGCGTCGGCGTCGCGCACCTCGAGCACGCGGTGCTCCATGTCGGCTTCCGGCACGCTCGACTCGTCGACCTCGTGGCTGACGGCGTTCGTGAGGAACTTGCGCGCCAGGGTGTCGATGCCGTTGTCGAGTGTTGCGCTGAACAGCAGACGCTGACCACCCGAGGGCGTGGCGTTGAGAATGCGTGTGACACCGGGCAGGAAGCCGAGATCAGCCATGTGGTCTGCCTCGTCGAGCACAGAGACCTTCACGGCATCCAGCCGGACGACGCCCTGCTTCATGAGGTCTTCGAGGCGGCCGGGGCAGGCGACGATGATGTCGACGCCGCGTCGCATCGCGTCTTCCTGGGGGCGCTGGCTGACGCCACCGAAGATCGTGGTCACGCGCAGGCCGGCGGCCTTCGCCAAGGGCTCAAGGGTCGCCGCGATCTGGGTGGCGAGTTCGCGGGTCGGTGCGAGCACGAGGCCGCGCGGGTGGCCCGGGCGGGCAGACGTGCCAGTGAGACGCGCGACGAGCGGCAGCGAGAACGCGATGGTCTTGCCGCTGCCGGTGCGGCCACGGCCGAGCAGGTCGCGCCCGGCGAGAGAGTCGGGCAGGGTGTCGCGCTGGATGGGGAACGGCTCGGTCTTGCCCGAGGCGGTGAGGACGGCGGCCAGCGGAGCGGGCACGCCAAGGTCAGTGAAAGAGGTCATTGAGAATCTCCGTGCGCGCACGAACGAGGGCGCGCAGATAAGGGTGGGCGACGGCGCGGGATCGCGCATCGGTTCGCCGTTCGAGAAGGCAAGAGGCCTGAATCGAGAGGGGAGCCGGTGGCTCGTTCTCTCGTTGAGAATCCTGAATCTGACGACGCAGCTGCCCGGCTTTACGCGCAGGCAACTGAACGACTCTACCAGGAGTTCGCTGAGCGGATGCTACGCGTGCAGCGCCTCGTTCAGCGTGACACCGACACCCGCACGGCGCACGGCTTCGACCGCACCCGTCAGCGAGTTTCGTCGATAGAGCAGCCCGTTCTCGCCGGAGAGGTCAGCACCCTTGACGATCGGCAGCGCGCCCGTGGCATCCGGCGCCTCGTCGGCGCGGATGATCTTGCTGCCCGCGGTGACGTACAGCCCGGCTTCGACGACGCAGTCATCGCCGAGGGAGATGCCGATGCCCGCGTTCGCGCCGAGGAGGGTTCGGGCGCCGATGGCGACCCGATGCGAACCTCCGCCGGACAGCGTTCCCATGATGGAGGCGCCGCCGCCGATGTCACTGCCGTCGCCCACGACGACGCCCTGCGAGATGCGACCTTCCACCATGGAGGCGCCGAGGGTGCCGGCGTTGAAGTTGACGAAACCCTCGTGCATGACGGTCGTGCCGGGGGAGAGGTAGGCGCCGAGACGCACGCGCGAGGCGTCCGCGATGCGCACCCCTTCGGGCAGCACGTAGTCGGTGAGGCGCGGGAACTTGTCGAGCCCCTGCACCTGGATGCCGGCGCGCTGCAGCGCCGGACGCAGCAGCGCGGCATCCGAAGGAAGCATCGGCCCCGCGGAGGTCCAGGCGACGTTCGGAAGGAAACCGAAGATGCCGTCGAGGTTGAGCTCGTTCGGGCGTACCAGCAGATGCGACAGGGCGTGCAGACGCAGGTAGACGTCGGCGGTCGATGATGCGGGAGCGTCGAGGTCGATCTCAAGCTCGATCGCCTGCAGCGTGATGCGGCGACGCTCGTCGGCGCCCGCATCGGACTGCAGGTCAGCAGCGGAGGTGGCGTCCGCCGGGCGTGCACCCCGGCCGAGCGAGGGGAACCACGCATCGAGGATCGTGCCATCGGAGGCGATCGTGGTGAGTCCTGTACCCCAAACGGTGCGCGCGTGCGTCATTCCATCAAGGCTAGCGAACGTGAGAAGCCGCACGCGCCCGTGTGTCGTCTCGCGTCGCAAGTAGGCTGATCACATGGCGCTCGATCTTCGGCTCTCCTCCCTCGACATCACGCGCGCGATCTGCGATGTGTACAGCGTGTCGGGATCCGAGCGGCATCTGGCCGACCTCATCGAGGACGCACTCGGCGCCTATCCGCACCTGCGGGTGCTTCGTCACGGCAACACGATCGTGGCCCGCACCGAACTCGGCCGCAGCCAGCGAGTCGTCATCGCCGGGCACATCGACACGGTCCCCGTGAACGCGAACCTCCCCACCCGAGACATCGAGATCGACGGCACGCCCTACCTGTGGGGTCGCGGCACGGTCGACATGAAAGCCGGCGTCGCGGTGCAGCTCAAGCTCGCCGCAGAACTCACAGACCCTCCGATCGACATCACCTGGATGTGGTACGACAACGAAGAGGTCGATGCATCACTCAACGGACTCGCCCTGCTCGCCGCGCAGCATCCGGAGCTCTTCGTCGCCGACTTCGCGATCCTCGGCGAGCCGACGGACGGGCAGATCGAGGGCGGTTGCAACGGCACGCTGCGCGCGAGCGTGCGCACGAGCGGAGTGCGTGCGCACAGTGCGCGGTCGTGGGTCGGCGAGAACGCGATCCACCGGGCAGCGCCCATCCTCATGCGCCTGGCCGAGTACCGCGCACGGGAGGTCGCGGTGGAGGGGCTCGTCTACCGCGAGGGCCTGAACGCCGTGGGGATCTCGGGCGGCATCGCAGGCAACGTGATTCCCGATTCCTGCGTCGTCGAGGTCAACTATCGCTTCGCCCCGGACAAGACGGCCGCGGAGGCGGCCGAGTACGTCCGCAAGGTCTTCGCCGGCTTCACTGTCGACATCACGGACGCCGCCGATGGCGCGCGCCCAGGACTCGATGCCCCGATCGCACAGCAGTTCCTCGCCGCGGTCGGCGCCACCGCGCATCCGAAGTACGGGTGGACGGATGTCGCCCGCTTCTCCGCACTCGGGATCCCCGCGGTCAACTACGGCCCCGGCGACCCGCATCTCGCGCACCACGACGAGGAGCGGGTGCCGGTGGCGCAGATCCTCGCCGTTGAAGAAGGCCTGCGCGCCTGGTTGAGCGCGCGCTGACGCCGGCATGTCCGCCGCATCCGCGCCATCCTGGCTCTCCTCTGCCGCCCAGCGTGTGCGGCGCCTGCCGGCGCCCCTCACGATCGCACTGATCTACCTGGCTGCCCGGGCGATCACGACCGCCTTCCTCGCGGTCGCGGCCGCGCAGTCGACCGCGCTGTCGCGCTTCGGCGCGGGGGCGACCATCGGGGATCTGTCTCTCGGTTGGGACGCGCAGTGGTACTGGCTGATCGCGGTCGCCGGTTATCCGAGTGAACTGCCTCTGACCGACGCCGGAGAGGTGGCCGAGAACGCCTGGGCGTTCATGCCGCTGTATCCGATGCTCGCCCGGGTGATCGGGCTGCCGCTCGGCAGCTGGGGCGCGGGGGCCGTCGTGGTGTCCTTCGTCGCCGGGTACCTCGGATGCCTCGCCCTGCATCGTCTGCTCTCGCCGCGCATCGGGGGTGGTGCAGCGCTCGTCGCGGTGGTGTTCTTCGCGAACGGTCCGCTCGCGGCGCTGTTCCAGGTCGGGTATGCCGAGTCCCTTGCGATGCTGTTCCTGCTCCTCGCACTGGATGCGGTCCTTCGGCGTCGCTACTTCTGGTTGTACCTGCTAGTGCCTGTGCTCGGGTTCACGCGACCCGGGGTGCTCGCGTTCGCGCTGTTCCTCGGGCTGGTGCTGGTGTGGCGCTGGACGCGCCGGCGCATAGATCCGCTGCCAGGAACCGAGATCGCGCACTTCTTCGCGCTCGGTGCGCTGGCGACGGTCGTCGGATTCTCGTGGCAGATCGTCGCGGCCGTCGTGACGGGCGATCCGGGTGCCTATCTGGCGACCGAACTCGCCTGGCGGCGCAACTGGGGATCGAGCGGGGCAGCCGGCTTCATTCCGTTCGAGGGATGGGTCGATGCATCCGCCTTCTGGTTCACGTTCTGGGGGCTGCCCGCCTTCCTCGGGCCCGTCGTGCTCGTGCTTCTCGTGGCGGGTGCGGCGGCGCTGCTGCTGTTCGACCGTCGTGTGCGCGCGCTGGGTGTCGAGGTGCGGCTGTGGAGTGCGAGCTACCTGCTCTACCTGCTGGCCGTGTTCTTCCCGCAGTCGAGCACGCTGCGGCTGCTGTTCCCGCTCACACCGCTCTGGGGGGCCGTGGCGATTCCGCGCTCCTGGTGGTACCGGGCGGGCGTGCTCGTGCTGTGTCTCGGAGCCCAGGCAGCCTGGATCTACAACATATATGCGATGGGTGACACCTTCTGGAGAGTGCCTTGAGCGTCATCTGAGGGCGCGTGCGGGCGACACTGTCGTCAAAACCGATAAACTTGCGGTAACGACCACCGAGGAAAGGGAGCACCGCGATGGCAGCGATGAAGCCGAGGACCGGCGACGGACCCATGGAGGCCGTGAAGGAAGGACGACTCATCATCGTCCGTGTTCCGCTTGAGGGTGGCGGACGCCTGGTCGTCTCTGTAAACGACGCAGAGGCCAAGGAGTTGCACGGCGTGCTTGACGCCGTCGTCAACCCGGCCTGATATTACTTCGACGGTAAGAAGGGGTGAGAAGCGCGCAGCGCTTCTCACCCCTTCTGCGTACGCAGCGCGTGCCGCTCAGGCGCTTTCTGCCGCGATGCTCGTGAGCTGGAGGAGGCCTTCGCCGACCGTTGAGATCGCGGCGAGCACGGCCGCGGACTGCTGCGTCTCCTGGATGAGGGAGCGGTAGGCGACCGTGACGGCGTCGCGCTGTACAGGATCTGCGACGCGGCCACCCGCAAGGATGCGCGGGACCAGCACAGTGCCGCCTGCGCGGACGAGACGCAGACCATGCTCGACGTACTCGATGACGTTCTCCGGGTCGGCGTCCACGAACACGATGTCGTATGCGGCCTCGTTCATGCGGGGCAGCACATCGGCGGCGCGTCCGGTGATGAACCGGGTGCGAGTGGCGGGGATCTTCGCGTCATGGAAGGCACTGCGGGCCGCGGCAAGGTGCTCGGGCTCATTGTCGATGGAGGTCAGCACAGCCTTGGGAGCGCCGCGCATGAGCCAGAGTCCGGAGACGCCGGCGCCGGTGCCGATCTCGAGGATCGCCCTGGCGTCGGTTGCGGCAGCGAGGAGCGCGCTCTGCGCGCCCACTCCTGCGCTGATCGGGGCCGCGCCCAGCTCGACCGCGTGCGCGCGTGCACGAGCGATCGCATCGGGCTCGACGATGGCCTCGCGGATGTATCGCGCGTTGGCGTCGTGCTCGCTCACTGGTCCTCCGTTGGCCGGGTCTCGGGCACCGCGCGTCGACCG
The DNA window shown above is from Microbacterium keratanolyticum and carries:
- a CDS encoding citrate synthase, whose translation is MSAAGDRPTTAKLTIGETTAEFPVLHGTAGHDSIDFSTLTRQTGHTALDYGFVNTASTKSAITFIDGDQGILRYRGYPIDQIAKNCTYLEVAWLLIYGELPSASELADFDERIRRHTLLHEDLKHFFSALPHTAHPMSVLSSAVAALSTYYEGQTDPNNPEHIEINMIRMLAKLPVIAAYAHKKSVGQAFLYPDNSLSFVDNFLKLNFGVHSEAYEVNPVMSKALELLLILHEDHEQNASTSTVRLVGSTGANQFASISAGIQALSGPLHGGANEAVLTMLAQIRDSGESMQRFVERVKNKEDGVKLMGFGHRVYKNYDPRAKLVKEAADEVLASLGVTDPLLDLAKELEEIALADDYFRERRLYPNVDFYTGVIYKAMGFPTRMFTVLFAIGRLPGWLAQWRELQLDPQTKIGRPQQLYTGAAERTFLRP
- a CDS encoding histidinol dehydrogenase translates to MPTWIIRTLSWLAAGLVGAVFGVAATIAHSATWGPIPVGMILGTIACAGILIAIRALTGDRWSALAAGIGMLLLLMVISGRGPGGSVVVPDTLYGRIWGYIVAGVVMLVVAWPDLSRLRARDEK
- the dapE gene encoding succinyl-diaminopimelate desuccinylase, producing the protein MALDLRLSSLDITRAICDVYSVSGSERHLADLIEDALGAYPHLRVLRHGNTIVARTELGRSQRVVIAGHIDTVPVNANLPTRDIEIDGTPYLWGRGTVDMKAGVAVQLKLAAELTDPPIDITWMWYDNEEVDASLNGLALLAAQHPELFVADFAILGEPTDGQIEGGCNGTLRASVRTSGVRAHSARSWVGENAIHRAAPILMRLAEYRAREVAVEGLVYREGLNAVGISGGIAGNVIPDSCVVEVNYRFAPDKTAAEAAEYVRKVFAGFTVDITDAADGARPGLDAPIAQQFLAAVGATAHPKYGWTDVARFSALGIPAVNYGPGDPHLAHHDEERVPVAQILAVEEGLRAWLSAR
- a CDS encoding aggregation-promoting factor C-terminal-like domain-containing protein, with protein sequence MLHLQNTRASRRVASAASAHSALRRPLIGIAIGASLLASAAAGIAFAPAALGAVPSEAALAQAAQAVDHGKVALANAEAMNNVVAQSAVQPAAAAIVAVGELRDDVRALSAPDDMSGQRLIELTEEVTEGTAALRGETTALRDALGAARVAQAAEDARVQAEAARIAAEEAEAAAQALAAANTPEGAKATAEAMASEVYGWGAGEFSCLESLWTKESGWNYEAYNNDGGATGIPQALPGDKMAAAGADWQTNATTQIAWGLDYIQRAYGSPCSAWGHSQAVNWY
- a CDS encoding O-methyltransferase; this encodes MSEHDANARYIREAIVEPDAIARARAHAVELGAAPISAGVGAQSALLAAATDARAILEIGTGAGVSGLWLMRGAPKAVLTSIDNEPEHLAAARSAFHDAKIPATRTRFITGRAADVLPRMNEAAYDIVFVDADPENVIEYVEHGLRLVRAGGTVLVPRILAGGRVADPVQRDAVTVAYRSLIQETQQSAAVLAAISTVGEGLLQLTSIAAESA
- a CDS encoding AzlD domain-containing protein, encoding MTLWNAILLAAIACLALKAVGYLVPPSVLEAPRPARIADLLTVALLAALVAVQSLASGQEVVVDARVPAVLVAAGLLWMRQSFLVVVFAAALVAALLRLFGLAA
- a CDS encoding DUF3117 domain-containing protein, giving the protein MAAMKPRTGDGPMEAVKEGRLIIVRVPLEGGGRLVVSVNDAEAKELHGVLDAVVNPA
- a CDS encoding helix-turn-helix domain-containing protein translates to MDDLQARIARSLRRERETLGLSVSELARRANVSKATISQLENGSGNPSVETLWAIGDALGVPFATLVEERTTAPRLIRLGDHAGVASTASPYLATLLSAAAPGTRRDIYLIQAEPGEPRRSLPHHAGTTEHVVLLSGEALIGPADAPVLLHPGDYLSYPGDAPHLFESHAVGTSAVLISELR
- a CDS encoding DEAD/DEAH box helicase; amino-acid sequence: MTSFTDLGVPAPLAAVLTASGKTEPFPIQRDTLPDSLAGRDLLGRGRTGSGKTIAFSLPLVARLTGTSARPGHPRGLVLAPTRELATQIAATLEPLAKAAGLRVTTIFGGVSQRPQEDAMRRGVDIIVACPGRLEDLMKQGVVRLDAVKVSVLDEADHMADLGFLPGVTRILNATPSGGQRLLFSATLDNGIDTLARKFLTNAVSHEVDESSVPEADMEHRVLEVRDADAKKELVQTLASGLGRRILFTRTKHQAKKLAKQLTSSGIPAVDLHGNLSQNARERNLAAFSGDPADGGVRVLVATDVAARGVHVDNVELVVHVDPPAEHKAYLHRSGRTARAGASGTVVTILMPEQRRDVKDLLRKAQIAVGIEQVTADSAAVVELVGEHAPYVKPVPVQQQARPAAKKKPAGAPQGQGAGQGRRRRGGSGQGGQAQAGQRSSAPRHSPQGRPAATQGTQTRAAQAHTGQAPASRHEPRDNRRASDATARPARQPRRAQRP
- the dapD gene encoding 2,3,4,5-tetrahydropyridine-2,6-dicarboxylate N-succinyltransferase, with protein sequence MTHARTVWGTGLTTIASDGTILDAWFPSLGRGARPADATSAADLQSDAGADERRRITLQAIELEIDLDAPASSTADVYLRLHALSHLLVRPNELNLDGIFGFLPNVAWTSAGPMLPSDAALLRPALQRAGIQVQGLDKFPRLTDYVLPEGVRIADASRVRLGAYLSPGTTVMHEGFVNFNAGTLGASMVEGRISQGVVVGDGSDIGGGASIMGTLSGGGSHRVAIGARTLLGANAGIGISLGDDCVVEAGLYVTAGSKIIRADEAPDATGALPIVKGADLSGENGLLYRRNSLTGAVEAVRRAGVGVTLNEALHA
- the fdxA gene encoding ferredoxin, giving the protein MTYVIALPCVDVKDRACIDECPVDCIYEGDRMLYIHPDECVDCGACEPVCPVEAIYYEDDLPEEWADYYKANVEFFDEVGSPGGAAKVGVIHSDHPVVSALPPQAE
- the dapC gene encoding succinyldiaminopimelate transaminase, with the protein product MSVGNLPDFPWDSVAPYAATARAHADGIVDLSIGSPVDETPPLVRAALAAATDAHAYPQTVGTPALRTAIVDWFARRRGVTHLTTDQVVPTVGSKELVALLPMLLGVGAGDTVVYPRVAYPTYEVGARLVNATPLASDDPAEWPAGTRLIWVNSPGNPDGRVWTAEELAAAVARARELGAVIVGDECYAELGWDAPWNTTPIPSLLDARVTGGDDTGVLVTYSLSKQSNLAGYRAAFLAGDEALIASVTTVRKHLGLMVPWPVQHAMVAALSDDAHVQVQKERYRERRDILLPALREAGFRVDQSEAGLYLWVTEGRDAWETMQRLAEIGILAGPGPFYGADAVQYVRLSLTATTPRVHAAAERLRDSIRNL
- a CDS encoding AzlC family ABC transporter permease, which translates into the protein MDDADPATQVRNARREALGVSLATSAYGISYGALAVAAGLDVWQTCVLSLVMFTGGSQFAFVGVFAAGGLAALPSAVASAVLLGARNIAYGIRMSPVIGSGFWRRLGAAHFTIDESTAVSLAQTDRRARLVGFWVTGIGIYIGWNLASLLGGLLGDVLGDPKTWGLDAAAAAAFLALLWPRLRQRQAIAVGVAAAFVAAVLTPFVMPGLPVLIAAVVALLVGWFNWFDGSRAEPAREVRA